In one window of Henckelia pumila isolate YLH828 chromosome 1, ASM3356847v2, whole genome shotgun sequence DNA:
- the LOC140874131 gene encoding uncharacterized protein, with translation MPTQGRVFMMQAEEADPDTTLVTGLALFAFNLSVVVITFNEGRILVAGVATRALLDSGATHSFISEAFTRKRIIDCEDLIGGFTVTIPSGEELSTRRMVRNLELLLQGQSVVADLIVLPMPEFDLILGMDWMPKNAVVIDFQQRSVLVRLEGEEPFQFEVTRGSRKT, from the exons ATGCCGACTCAGGGGAGGGTGTTtatgatgcaggccgaggaggccgATCCTGATACCACGCTCGTCACAG GACTTGCCTTATTTGCTTTCAATCTTTCCGTGGTTGTAATCACCTTTAATGAAGGTAGAATTTTAGTAGCCGGTGTGGCCACTAGAGCCTTgttagactcaggggctacccattcTTTCATTTCGGAGGCTTTTACCCGCAAGCGGATCATTGACTGCGAGGATCTGATTGGTGGATTCACAGTGACCATCCCATCAGGGGAAGAACTGTCCACTAGGAGAATGGTGAGGAATCTTGAACTTCTGTTGCAAGGGCAATCAGTAGTTGCAGACTTGATAGTATTGCCCATGCCTGAGTTTGACTTGATTCTCGGGATGGATTGGATGCCGAAGAACGCAGTGGTGATCGACTTTCAGCAGAGGTCAGTGTTGGTCAGACTAGAGGGAGAAGAACCGTTTCAGTTTGAGGTTACTAGGGGTTCGAGGAAGACGTAG
- the LOC140874129 gene encoding uncharacterized protein has product MNPKDFAGTTDPLVAEGWIRLLEVIFRYMQLGDPDRVPCAVFHLQDDAALWWEGVEKTVDMATLLWTEFKRLFFEKYFTADVRARLKTEFLSLRKGELSVAEFVVKFERGCHFVPLIGDDEAEKLQHFIVGLRPTIRRDVLMEEPADYASALR; this is encoded by the coding sequence atgaatccgaaggactttgctggcaccactgatccactgGTAGCGGAGGGATGGATCCGTTTGCTTGAGGTAATCTTCCGCTATATGCAATTGGGAGATCCGGATCGAGTCCCTTGTGCTGTCTTTCATCTCCAGGATGATGCtgccctctggtgggagggagtTGAGAAGACAGTGGACATGGCTACCCTGCTTTGGACTGAGTTTAAGAGACTTTTCTTTGAAAAGTATTTCACTGCAGATGTGAGGgcccgtttgaagacggagttttTGAGCTTGCGTAAGGGAGAGCTATCAGTGGCTGAGTTTGTGGTGAAATTTGAGCGAGGTTGCCACTTTGTGCCTTTGATTGGGGACGATGAGGCGGAGAAGCTCCAACACTTTATAGTTGGGCTACGACCCACTATCCGTCGAGATGTACTCATGGAGGAGCCAGCTGATTATGCTTCGGCGCTCAGATGA